DNA from Streptomyces sp. NBC_01260:
TTGTGGCCCTTGCCGCCCTTGCCGACCAGCGGCGAGGTGTTCGCGCCGATGGTCATCGAGATGGCGGGCTCGTCGACCGTGATCAGCGGCAGCGCGATCGGGTTCTCCGGGTCGGCCAGGGTCTCGCCGATCATGATGTCCGGGATACCGGCGATCGCGCAGATGTCGCCCGGACCGGCCTTCTCGGCGGGCTTGCGGGTGAGCGCCTCCGTCATCAGCAGTTCGGTGATGCGGACGTTGGACATCGAGCCGTCACGCTTGATCCACGCGACGGTCTGGCCCTTGCGCAGCTCGCCCTGCTCGACACGGCAGAGCGCGATACGGCCGAGGAAGTTGTCGGCGTCCAGGTTGGTGACGTGGGCCTGGAGGGGGGCCTCGTCGTCGTACTCCGGGGCCGGGACCGCGGAGAGGATCGTGCTGAAGAACGGCTCCAGGCTGTCGCTGTCCGGCGGGACCTGGCCGTCCTCCGGCTTGGTCAGGGAGGCGACGCCGTCACGGGCGCAGGCGTAGACGATCGGGAACTCGATCTGGTCCTCGTCGGCGTCCAGGTCCAGGAAGAGGTCGTACGTCTCGTCGATGACCTCGGCGATCCGGGAGTCCGGGCGGTCCGTCTTGTTGATGCAGAGGATGACCGGCAGCTTGGCCGTCAGCGCCTTGCGGAGCACGAAGCGGGTCTGCGGCAGCGGGCCCTCGGAGGCGTCGACCAGCAGGACGACCGCGTCCACCATCGACAGGCCGCGCTCGACCTCGCCACCGAAGTCGGCGTGGCCGGGGGTGTCGATGATGTTGATGGTGATGACGTCGCCGCCATCCTTGGGGTGGTACTTGACGGCCGTGTTCTTGGCCAGGATCGTGATGCCCTTCTCACGCTCCAGGTCGTTCGAGTCCATCATGCGTTCGTCGAGGTTCTCGGCGGCGTGCGCGGCGAAGGCGCCGGCCTGCCTGAGCATGGCGTCGACCAGCGTGGTCTTGCCGTGGTCGACGTGGGCGACGATGGCTACGTTACGGATATCGTGGCGCGTGGGCATGGGTGGCTTGCGCTTCTCTCGGATCGGGGAGTCAGGCGTCTTAGTCGGTCTTGAGTCCTCGTACGCCCGCCGGGCGGACGCGCCACGGCTAGTCCCATGGTACGGGCCGGTCGCCCCTGCGGCTTCCCGGGCAAGTCTTACCGGCCACAGGAAAGGCGCACGGCCTCGCGCGCGGCCGCCGAAGCCCCCTTGGTGAGCGGCTCCTCGCAGTCGAGGATTCCGGCTCCCCCGGCAGTCCAGCTCACCACGTGGCCGACGGTCGGTTCCTCGGTCGTTCCGCGCCCGCAGCTGTGGCGGAAATCGGTTTCGACCAGCGAGATCCAGCTGTACTCCACGAAGCGGCCGTCCCCGGTCATCTCGGAGCCTCCCGTGTCGAGCTCCGCGTAGTCGCCCGGCTGACCCATCCCCGACCACCCCTCCGGGTCATCGTTCTCGTCGGCGACACCGAGGTGCCGGGCGAGCGCGAAGAGCACGGTGTTCGAGTCCAGCCCGGGGCCCTCGGACTCCACGGACGCCCGGTCCGTACGCAGCCGCCGCATCGGCCCGCTCAGTTCGGTGGGCCCGGATGTGACACGCTGGGCCGGTGTAACGCCGTTCAGCACGGAGTCGTGCCGGGTGTTGAACCAGGTGTACGTGCCGCCCCTGCACACCAGCGCCTCCGGGTCGGAGACCGGAACCACACGGGTCGACGCGGCCGTGGCGGAACCCGCGGCCTTCGGTTTCCCGCTCGCGCCCGGGTCGTCCGGCGCCGATGTACAGCCGCTCGTGCCCGCGAGGAGTCCCGCGACGAGCACGGCGACCGTATGGGTGAGAGCCCGCGTCCGCGTCATGATTCCGCCCCCGTGATCAGTTCTTCCGGCGGATTTCACCGGTGGTCGTGAACACGGTCCCCCGGACGGAACGGACGGACGCGGGACTTGAGCAACCTCAGAGGTGGGGCTCCGAGGCTGCGGCTCCGAGGTGGGAGCTCGGAGTGATGCCTGTGCGCCACGATCTCCGGGGTTGGGGCCCCGAGGACCGGAGGGCGGAGCGGCTACCCGGGTCAGCGGGTGCGCACAGCCTTGCCCGCCGGCAGACCGGCGGGCAAGGGAATTGAGCCAGTTCTGAGCTTTCGGTCCCGCGCTGACCTGCTACTTCCTGGGATGGGCGGGGGCCCCGGCCGCTTGCGGCTTCTTGAAGCCGATGTCCTGGTAATGGGGCACCCCGAAGCCGAAGGCACCGACGTTGACCAGCTTCTTGTCGGTCGCGACGAGCTGCGGCCGCTGATAGAGAGGAATCGATCCTGCGGCCGCCCAGATCCGGGCGTCGGCCTGCTTCATCAGGTCCCTGGCCGAGCCCTCGTCGAGTTCCCCGGCCGCCTGGTCGAAGAGCTGGTCGATGTGGTCGGTGCCGACGCGGGTGTAGTTCTGCTCGACGAGCAGCGAGCCGTCGGTCGCGGGCACCGGCTTGGCGAAGATCGGGCGGTCGTCGGTGGCCGGATAGGCGGTCGCGGGCCAGGAGTAGAGCGCCAGGTCGTAGTCACCGGACGCGACGTGGTCCTGGAAGTAGCTCGCGTCGGAGACCTTGGTGATCTCGGTACGGATCCCGATCGTGTCGAGCATCGCCGCGATCTTGTCCCCGACGCTGCGCAGCGACTCGGAGCCCGGCCCCGAGGGCAGGACGAACCGGAGGGACAACGGCTTGCCGTCCTTGCCGAGGGGTCCGCGGGCGGAGTCGGGGGCCTGGGCGGGCGCCGCGGTGCCGACCGGTGCGTAGGCGCCGGCGGCGCCACCGGGCTGCCGGTCCTGGGCGGCGATCCTGGCCGGGGCGTCCTCGGAGGTGCCCGTCTCCCCCAGGCGTCCGGCCTGGCGCAGCAGGGCGACGCTCTGTACGGAGGCGGCGGTAGCCGGGGCGATGACGTGGGTGACGGCGTCCCCGGCCTCACCGGGCTTGCTGTCGTCGCCGACGATGTAGAGGCCGTCGTCCTTGGCGGGCTCGCGACGGGCGGCGTTTTCGGCCTTGCCGTCGGCCTTGGCGGCGTCGGCCTTCTTGTCCTCGGCCTTCTTGTCGCCCTGTTCCTTCTTGCTGTCCCCCTCCTTCTTGCTGTTCCCCTCCTTCTTGTCCGTCTGCTTCTCGCCCTCGCTGCCCGCCTTGGTGCCGTCCGTCTTCTTGAGGGCCCCCTCCCGCGTCCAGCCCGCGTCGGCCAGCAGCGCCTGGGCCTCCTTGGTGTCCTGGCCGCCGAGTGCGCCGCTGCCGTCCTTGTACCCAGGCTGTCCGGCCAGGGCCAGGTGACTGCCGAGCGGGTCCGCGGGCAGGCCGAGCGGTTTGAGTACGGTGTCGACGAGCTGCTGGCGGTCCAGGGCGCGGGCCACGGCCCGGCGCACCCGGTCGTCGGCGAGCGGGCCGGTCTCACCGTTCAGGGCGAGCTGGGTGTACGCGGGCTCCAGGGACTTGCGGACCACGTAGCCGCGCAGATCGTTCTGCTGGGCGGCGTACGCCTTGGCGGCCCGGGCCTTCTCGTCCCGGGCGGACTGCGCCTCGGCGGCCACGTCCTCGTCGGAGCCGTGCGCCAGCGCCCAGGACCGCAGGGCCGCGGCCGGGGTGATCTCGGAGCCGGGGCCGTGGGCGGGCGGCGCCCCGCT
Protein-coding regions in this window:
- a CDS encoding ABC transporter family substrate-binding protein gives rise to the protein MSHVGVPRGAARKRRSLALFTTGVLTLPVLAGCSSGNEEAATAVVPQDVAPAAREQVAEGGTVNWAIDAMPATLNAFQADADSATTRITGALLPSLFPMDAKGRPQLNPDYLESAKVVEHEPRQVVLYRLNQQAVWSDGREIGAPDFAAQWRALSGKDSAFWTARNAGYERIEKIERGADDLEVKVTFAKPYADWRSLFSPLYPKQVTGSPGAFNDGARSTLKATAGPFRLRAVDKGAGTVTLARNPRWWGSRAKLDSLVFKAVKPQDRTRALTGGKVDVADVDAAAAHRIVQATRDAGNSGAPPAHGPGSEITPAAALRSWALAHGSDEDVAAEAQSARDEKARAAKAYAAQQNDLRGYVVRKSLEPAYTQLALNGETGPLADDRVRRAVARALDRQQLVDTVLKPLGLPADPLGSHLALAGQPGYKDGSGALGGQDTKEAQALLADAGWTREGALKKTDGTKAGSEGEKQTDKKEGNSKKEGDSKKEQGDKKAEDKKADAAKADGKAENAARREPAKDDGLYIVGDDSKPGEAGDAVTHVIAPATAASVQSVALLRQAGRLGETGTSEDAPARIAAQDRQPGGAAGAYAPVGTAAPAQAPDSARGPLGKDGKPLSLRFVLPSGPGSESLRSVGDKIAAMLDTIGIRTEITKVSDASYFQDHVASGDYDLALYSWPATAYPATDDRPIFAKPVPATDGSLLVEQNYTRVGTDHIDQLFDQAAGELDEGSARDLMKQADARIWAAAGSIPLYQRPQLVATDKKLVNVGAFGFGVPHYQDIGFKKPQAAGAPAHPRK
- the typA gene encoding translational GTPase TypA, which produces MPTRHDIRNVAIVAHVDHGKTTLVDAMLRQAGAFAAHAAENLDERMMDSNDLEREKGITILAKNTAVKYHPKDGGDVITINIIDTPGHADFGGEVERGLSMVDAVVLLVDASEGPLPQTRFVLRKALTAKLPVILCINKTDRPDSRIAEVIDETYDLFLDLDADEDQIEFPIVYACARDGVASLTKPEDGQVPPDSDSLEPFFSTILSAVPAPEYDDEAPLQAHVTNLDADNFLGRIALCRVEQGELRKGQTVAWIKRDGSMSNVRITELLMTEALTRKPAEKAGPGDICAIAGIPDIMIGETLADPENPIALPLITVDEPAISMTIGANTSPLVGKGGKGHKVTARQIKDRLDRELVGNVSLRVLDTERPDAWEVQGRGELALAILIETMRREGFELTVGKPQVVTKQVEGKTYEPIERMTIDSPEEHLGAITQLMASRKGRMETMTNHGSGWVRMEWIVPSRGLIGFRTEFLTQTRGTGIAHSLFEGHEPWFGELRTRHNGSLVADRAGVVTPFAMVNLQERGVIFTEATTEVYEGMIIGENSRSDDMDVNITKEKKLTNMRAASADTTENVVPARKLSLEQSLEFCRDDECIEVTPETVRIRKVVLDQKERGRSASRAKR